In Hahella sp. HNIBRBA332, the genomic window TGTCACACCCATCAAGGAAACCTGGCGCTTACAGCAAACCATCAATCACTTCATGCAACGCCTGCAGGATACCTTGGACCGCATGCAGCGCTACACCGGCGAGGCGGCTCACCAGATCCGCACGCCTCTGGCGGGGCTGCGCGCAGCGTTGCAGAATTTGCGCGATCACCCCGATATCGACGACCCCAAGCCAGTGTACAACCGCATCATGCAGTCGGTGGACCAACTTAACACCACGGTATCGCAACTGCTCAATCAGGCGACCATCACCCATCGCCTGCAGAGCGAGGCGTTGCGGCGCATCGAACTCAACAAAGTGGTGAAAGAGGCCTGCCTGGAGCTGGCGTCGCACGCCATCAACGAGAAAGTGGAGCTGGCCTTCGAGGCGGACGCCGAAGACACCACGCTGCTTGGCGACGCCTTTGCATTGAAGCAACTGTTCCGCAATTTGATCGAAAATGCGGTGAGATACAGCCCAGTGGGTGGCGTGGTGGAAGTGCGCATCCACCAGAACGTCAACCGACTGTTCGTGGAAGTGAAAGACAACGGCCCCGGCATTCCGGTGGAATATCGGGACAAAGTATTCTCCCGCTTTTATCGGGCGCCAGCCGCCGTCGGCGTGGGCAGCGGACTGGGGTTGGCCATCGTGCGGGAAATCGCGGAGCGCCATAACGCGGAAGTGGGACTGATGGATAATCACCCTCAAGGCCTGACAGTGCGGGTAGGCTTCCGCAAGGAGAGCGCCCATGGCAAATAGCCGCCTCGGTTTTTTCCGTATTGACTCGCTGATCCAGGCGTTCCTCTTGTTCGCCGTCATCAGCGTCGCGCCTGCTCAGGCGGCCTCCGGCCCGCTGCCGGTGGTGCTCTATCCCGCGCAGCAAAAGCCAGTCAGCGTACTCAATATTCATGCGGTGCTGGATTACGTGGTGATGAATCCAATCATCAAGGCGTTCCAGCAGCGTTACCCCAATGTGGAAATCCGGCTGATTGAATTTGAAACTGCCGATCTATTCCAGCACACCGTGGAAGGCTCCACCCATACGACGGAGCCGCCAGACGCCATCGTCGGCGATCTGCTGATCAGCTCGGCGATGGACCTGCAGGTGAAGCTGGTCAACGACGGCTATGCGCAGCGCTATGAGTCGCCCTACACCCGTCGCATTCCCGATTGGGCGAAGTGGCGCAACGAGGCTTTCGGCTTTACCTTTGAACCGGTGGTGACCGTGGTGAACACCAAATTATTGCCGGGTGCGCCGCCGCAGGACCGCCAGCAATTGCTAGAGCTGATCCGCAGCCAGGGCGAGAGTCTGGCGGGAAAAATCGCCACCTATGATATCGCCCGCAGCGGCGTCGGTTACCTGTTCGCCGCCCAGGACAGCCAGCAGGCGACCACCTATGGTCGGCTATTGGAGGCCTTTGGCACCCATTCGGTGCAACTGGCCTGCTGCACCGGCGACATTCTCGACGGCCTGGCTTCCGGGCAATACGCGATCGGCTATAATCTGCTGGGCTCATACACCAAGGCCCGGCTAGCGTCGGCGCCGAATCTGCAAATGATCCTGCCGGCGGACTATACCTTGATCATGACGCGCATCGCCTTGATTCATAAGCACGCCGTCAACACGCAGAACGCCCGGGATTTCCTGGACTTCCTGTTGTCGCCAGCCGGTCAGCAGACCCTGGCCAGCGAGTCGAAACTGTATCCCATCGACCCTGGCGTGCACGGCGAAGTCACCGCGGACTGGCTGAACAAGCACGCGCCGGGGCCGTTGAAACCCATTACTGTGGGACCGCAACTGCTGGTTCCGCTGGATAAATTGAAACGGCAACGCTTTTTAAGCGAGTGGCGCCGCTCTCTGGAACGTGAAACGAAACAATGAAAGACACCGATTTAGTCGCCAGACTGGGCAAACGCATTCAACAACTCCGCAAGTCAGAAAAGCTGACCCTGGAGCAACTGGCGCAACAATCCAACGTATCCCGCTCCATGTTGTCGCAAATCGAACGCGGCCAGGCCAATCCGACTTTCGCCACCCTGTGGAATCTCACCCGCGCCCTGGGCATTGAGTGGTCGGAACTGGTAGATGAGAGCGAAGGCGTCTCCCATTCTCCCATCGAACACATCATCGCCGCGCAAACGCCAAAGATAGACAACCCTCAGGGCGGCTATCACCTCAGCATTCTCAGCCCGCCCCATTTGGTAGGCTCCATTGAATGGTACGAGCTGCGCATGCGTCCCCAGGGCAAATTGGAAAGCCAGGCCCATACACAGGGCTGCATGGAGCACCTCACCGTACTGAGCGGCCAACTTGAAGTCGTCAGCGGCCAGCAATCCCAGCGTCTGGCCCAGGGCGACACCGCCCGTTATCACGCTGACGTCGCCCACACTATTTTGAATCCCGGCGACAGCGACACCATCGCCTTGTTAGTGGTGATGAATCATAGCCATCGCTAGAGTCTGGCGTCGTTTAGGCGCCGCCATGGATAGACATTCCGCTTAATAATCTAGTTAGGCGACGCGACGCGGCAAGAAGGCCGCAACGGCCCTGATTCAGGGGGCTGGGTATATTTTTCCCTATTGCTTTGCAGACATTTTTCCACTATACAGGAAACACGTCCGATATAAGGGAAAAATCCAATGAACCAGACATTCCAACAACAATTACAGCAAACCCTTGATGAGATTGAAAAAGCCGGCCTGTTTAAAAAGGAGCGTGTGATCGACACCCCTCAGGCGGCCGCGGTCAAGCTCGCGGGTGAAGCTGGCGATAAACACATTCTCAATCTTTGTGCGAACAATTATCTGGGCTTGGCGGACAACCCGGAAGTCATCGCCGCGGCGCATGAGGCGCTCGACAAATACGGTTTCGGCATGGCTTCCGTACGCTTTATCTGCGGCACGCAAACGCTGCACAAAGAACTGGAGCACAAAATCGCTGAGTTCCTGGGCATGGAGGACAGTATTCTGTTCGCCGCCTGCTTCGACGCCAACGGCGGCCTGTTCGAGCCGTTATTGAGCGCCGAAGACGCTATCGTCTCCGACTCCCTGAACCATGCCTCCATCATCGACGGCATCCGTCTGTGCAAAGCCAAACGCTACCGTTTCGGCAATCGCGACCTGAACGATCTGGAAGCCCAGCTGAAACAGGCTCGCGCCGATGGCGCCCGCAACATTCTAGTGGCCACCGACGGCGTCTTCTCTATGGACGGGTATATCGCGCCGTTGAAAGACATTGTCGCCATTGCGCGTAAATACGACGCCCTGGTGATGGTGGACGACTGTCACGCCACTGGCGTCATCGGCCCGCAGGGCAAAGGCAGCGCCGCCTACAACGGCGTGGAAGTGGACATTATTACCGGCACGCTGGGTAAAGCCCTCGGCGGCGCAGCCGGCGGCTTTATTGCAGCGAGCCGCAATATTATCGAACTGCTCCGTCAACGCGCCCGCCCCTATCTGTTCTCCAACTCCCTTCCCCCGCCTGTCGTCGCAGGCAGCCTGAAAGCCCTGGAAATTTCCATCGCCGGCGATCATCTACGCGACAACCTGCGCGAACACGCTGCGTTTTTCCGCAACAGCCTGAGCGAAGCCGGCTTCAAACTGCTGCCCGGCGAACACGCCATCATTCCTGTCATGCTGGGTGACGCCAAGCTGGCGCAGGATTTCGCGAAAGCGTTGTATGAGCAGGGGGTATACGTCACGGGATTCTTCTATCCGGTGGTGCCGCAAGGTCAGGCGCGCATCCGCACCCAGATGAACGCGGCGCTGACTCGCGAACAACTGGAGCAGGCGGTGGCCGCCTTCACCCGCGTCGGTCAACAACTTGGGGTTATTGGAGGCTGAACCATGCAGTCGTCAACCATGAAGGCGTTGGTCAAAGCGCAATCCGCTCCCGGACTCTGGCTGCAAGAGCAGCCGATCCCCGAATGCGGGCCGAACGACGTGATCATCAAAATCAAGCGCACCGCGATCTGCGGCACTGACATTCACATCTATAACTGGGACGACTGGGCGCGCAACAACGTTCCCGTCCCCTTGACCACCGGCCATGAATACAGTGGCGAGATAGTGGAAGTCGGCAGTCACGTGGACGGCCTGCATATCGGACAGCGCGTATCCGGTGAGGGTCACGTGGTAGGGATGCTCAGCCGCAACGCCCGCGCAGGACGTTTCCATCTGGCGCCGGACACCAAAGGCATCGGCGTGAATCTGCCCGGCGCTTTCGCCGAGTACCTGCGTCTGCCAGCGTTCAACGTTGTGCCTTTGCCAGACGCAGTGAGCCTTGAGCTTGGCGCGATCCTGGACCCGCTGGGCAACGCTGTGCATGCGGCCCTGGCCTATGATCTGGTGGGTGAGGACGTGCTCATCACCGGCGCGGGACCTATCGGCATTATGGCCGCCGCAGTGGCGCGCTTCGCCGGCGCTCACAAGGTAGTCATCACCGACATCAATGACTATCGCCTGGAGCTGGCGGCCAAGGTTGCGGATGTGGAGCCGGTGAACGCACAACGGGAGTCTCTGCGCGACGTCATGGGACGACTGAAAATGAAGGAAGGCTTCGATGTGGGCCTGGAAATGAGCGGCATTCCTTCCGCCCTCAACGATATGCTGGACGTAATGATGATGGGCGGACGCATTTCCCTGCTGGGCCTGCCCTCCAAGCCGGCGGAGCTGGATCTCAGCAAAATCGTGCTCAAGGCGCTGCAGATCAAAGGCATCTACGGCCGTGAGATGTTCGAAACCTGGTACAAGATGCTGGCGATGCTGGAGGCGGGATTGGACATTGAACCGATCATCACCCACCGCTTCGAATACGCCGACTACGAACAAGGCTTTGACGCCATGCGCAGTGGTCAATCCGGTAAAGTCATTCTGAACTGGTCAGACTGAGCTTCCTAAGCTTTGCCCTGGGAGCGACCGCGTCGCTCCCTCTTGTTCTTTGTTACCCCTATTAGTTTCTCCCACTATTACTGACAGCGATTATTGCCATCCCGCAGCCACTGGGTTCCATCCAGATATAACTTGTTGTTAGCCAGCGCCAGCGTGAAGGTGACGCGCTCTCCACCAGGGCCGGATTCATTCCAGTCAAAGCCCGGCGTGCTGCCCTGCATGCTGTAGCCGGGGCCGTATTGCAGAATTAACCTGCCCTGGGCGTTCAGCGCCCCCTGGGCTTCCCATTTACCCGAGCCCTGACTGCCAGTAGCGCCGCTGGCTCCGCCGCCATAGCCCCCACTGTTGCCGGAGCGATAGAACTCGCCATTGCTGCACAACCAGATGTGCTCTTCTTCGTGATAACCGGATCCGGAGTAATAGCGCACGATATGACGTCCTCGCATGTAGGTGCTCCAGCCGCCATCCCCCCCGCCTTGCGCCAAGGGTTTTGGCGCGGAGAATTTAACCGATGAGGCCACTGTCTCCGCCACTTTCCAGACCTGTGCGGCGGTGCTCTGATCCGCAACGGCGATCAACGCCACGGAGGTGGAGCCTTTACCGGTGACGGCGCTGATGCGGCCTTCCATGTTGGGCATATTGCCGATGCTGTAATCCGCCGTCAGGCGACCATTGCGTTTTTGCGGCGCGCTTTTGGGGTACAGGATAACGGAAGCGTCCAACGGCACCGGTTGCGCCATTTGTTGCATCAACGCCTGCTCGCCGGACTGGTCGATATACACGAAGATATTGGCTTTCAACGCCTGGGATTCCAGCACGAAGAGTTCCGAGCCCGCCGGCCAGGCGCCCTGCCAGCCATCAGGAATCTTAAACGACAAACCCAGCGAGCCGGACTCAATCAGGGTTCCGCCTTCGTACAACTGGTTTTGCTGAACTTCCACCGCCGTGGCGGAGGTCGCGCACAGACTGCAGTAGAGCCCCATGGCGACCCATAAAGATTTCGCTGTTACGCCGCTCATTTCGCTTCGCCTCATGCTGAGTCCGCAGCGCACGGCCCGGTCTGGCGCATCCTTCATCCAGCCGCATCGGACGCCGCAGAGATGATGTCGGAATGGCCGGGCTACAGCGTTTCTTTCTTACTGAGCCTGACCGCCTCAAACGCTCCATCGCGATTCAACTGGGTTCCCCATACCCGATGACTGCCCTGGTGATCAGAGGCATGGAAACTGATCGTCTCCCCGATGCCCAGGTCCACGCCGTCAAAGGATTCCAGCGTGTCCACCAGTGATTCGGTATCAAAGTGTCGACCCGCCTGCTCCAACGCATGGAAAAACAAGGTCGCCACAATGTAGCCCTCCAGAGAAATAAAATCCGGCTGCTCGTTGGGATAAAAACGGCTCAAAGCCTCTCGATAGCGCAGCACGCCGGTGGCATAGGAATCAAACGGCGGCACCACCTGTGACACCACCACGCCCTCGCCGTACTCCATACCCAACTCTTTGAATTGCTCCGCCAGGGCTCTGGCCCCGACGAAGGAAACATTGGCGAAAGGCCCGGTGAATCCGGCCTGACGCAGACGTTTGGTCAAGCGTGCGCTAGCGGTGTAAGTGCTGATGGCCACCACCGCCTGTATATCGCTCAGCCGACTCAACATGCCCTGCGCCGCGCCTTCAATCTGCGCCGTATTACGCTGATAGCTGAATTTGGCGATTTCATGGGGACGCACGCCGTAATCCGACAGCGCATCCTCCACTCCTTTCAAACCGTCCTGCCCGTAGCCGTCATCCTGATAGAACACGGCGATCATTCTGGGGTCGACGTCCTGTTCTTCGATGAAGTAGCGAATCAAGGCGCTGGTTTCATCTTCGTAACTGGCGCGATAGTTGAACACGTATCGCTCTGGCGGACTTTTCCGCAGCAGAGCCGCGCCGGAGAAGGTGCCGAACACGATGGTTCTATCCTTCAGGGCCACCGGCAATATCGTTTCCGCCGTAGGCGTTCCCACATTGCCCAGCATGGCGAATACGCCGTCCGGTTGCATAAATTTCTCGACGTTCTGGTGCGCCGCCGCAGGTTCATATCCATCGTCCAGGGCGCGCAGTTCGATATAGCGTCCGTGGATGCCGCCCTTCTCGTTAATTTCGCGAATACGCACGTCGACGCCCAACTGCATGGCGCGACCCAGCTCCCTGGCGCCGCCGCTGAAGGCCGCGCTCATTCCCAGCGCCACCCGGTTTTCACTGACGCCGCGGGGCGCCTGCCAGCCGGTTAACTCCGCATATCCGTCCGCCACGCTGTAACGCACGACAGGGATGGCGTAGCCCACCCCTAGCAGGACGAACATCAGTGCTGTCAAGCTCAACCAAAGCGGCGCGCGACGCCGGGCGCTCTGGCCAGGCGCCGTCGCAACGCCGGGGGCCATCGGCGCCGGCGTTCCCGGCCCCACCACGGTTGTGGCCTGATCTTCATCCAGCACCGGCGCCACAGGATGCGTATACCCTTGCACTCCGAACGGCGGCGGTTGTGAGCCCAGATGCATAGGCTCCGCCAAGGTGGAGGCCGCCACCACAATGGGCTGACTCATGGAGCGTTCATCCATGTTATGCGCAGGATCGATGCGGGTGGCGGTGTCCATTTCCTCGATCTGCCCTAGAGCGCCGGCGGCTTGAAACGCCTCGTCGTACTTTTTCGCCTTGCCCAGGCTGAGATTCTTCTTCACCACCACCCGCTTACCGCTGAACAAACGGGCGCAGGCGGCG contains:
- a CDS encoding ABC transporter substrate-binding protein encodes the protein MANSRLGFFRIDSLIQAFLLFAVISVAPAQAASGPLPVVLYPAQQKPVSVLNIHAVLDYVVMNPIIKAFQQRYPNVEIRLIEFETADLFQHTVEGSTHTTEPPDAIVGDLLISSAMDLQVKLVNDGYAQRYESPYTRRIPDWAKWRNEAFGFTFEPVVTVVNTKLLPGAPPQDRQQLLELIRSQGESLAGKIATYDIARSGVGYLFAAQDSQQATTYGRLLEAFGTHSVQLACCTGDILDGLASGQYAIGYNLLGSYTKARLASAPNLQMILPADYTLIMTRIALIHKHAVNTQNARDFLDFLLSPAGQQTLASESKLYPIDPGVHGEVTADWLNKHAPGPLKPITVGPQLLVPLDKLKRQRFLSEWRRSLERETKQ
- a CDS encoding ABC transporter substrate-binding protein, coding for MKVCPICSTDFPQGDYCPADGATLVDKQRRDPLIGKMLKDMYRIESRLAEGGMSLVYVARQLSLDRLVVVKLLRAGMDDHDFIQLFFREARIASQLNHPNVMHVIDFGNTDDGMMYLVVEYLRGENLSELVEKRSGLPLENVVWLLEQIGAGLQAAHQMNIVHRDLKPGNIIVARVSGDHSVAKLLDFGISKPLGEGDLKYTRLGMVMGTPGYLAPEQIEGARNIDKRADIYALGAILYYCITGERPYTGESPQDIMNRQCAGPPPALRENRLTDARNKALEPVILKAMALRPDDRYPDAQAMVRDIQNRAHAAITEYSKAMEMAPPNPDVYQFIFYGEIRGDVALQDTQEKLKAALGLSDAACARLFSGKRVVVKKNLSLGKAKKYDEAFQAAGALGQIEEMDTATRIDPAHNMDERSMSQPIVVAASTLAEPMHLGSQPPPFGVQGYTHPVAPVLDEDQATTVVGPGTPAPMAPGVATAPGQSARRRAPLWLSLTALMFVLLGVGYAIPVVRYSVADGYAELTGWQAPRGVSENRVALGMSAAFSGGARELGRAMQLGVDVRIREINEKGGIHGRYIELRALDDGYEPAAAHQNVEKFMQPDGVFAMLGNVGTPTAETILPVALKDRTIVFGTFSGAALLRKSPPERYVFNYRASYEDETSALIRYFIEEQDVDPRMIAVFYQDDGYGQDGLKGVEDALSDYGVRPHEIAKFSYQRNTAQIEGAAQGMLSRLSDIQAVVAISTYTASARLTKRLRQAGFTGPFANVSFVGARALAEQFKELGMEYGEGVVVSQVVPPFDSYATGVLRYREALSRFYPNEQPDFISLEGYIVATLFFHALEQAGRHFDTESLVDTLESFDGVDLGIGETISFHASDHQGSHRVWGTQLNRDGAFEAVRLSKKETL
- a CDS encoding sensor histidine kinase, with amino-acid sequence MMTDSLLRPDQPVSLRNRLILGAVALILVLGTLAIIAIDGYGKRAAELSYDRLLASAAFQIADAIHVRDGVVDVDLPVAAFETLALARDDRVFYRISGPRDAYLTGYADLPRPAADQGFSKDGARLIQQRFFTSRYLDEPVRFIVLRRLLTEADITGYITVQLGQTINARADLAEDITGKGLQLIAIASVIALGLLGYGIKRAFSPLDQIERELAARSPTDLTPLHVTPIKETWRLQQTINHFMQRLQDTLDRMQRYTGEAAHQIRTPLAGLRAALQNLRDHPDIDDPKPVYNRIMQSVDQLNTTVSQLLNQATITHRLQSEALRRIELNKVVKEACLELASHAINEKVELAFEADAEDTTLLGDAFALKQLFRNLIENAVRYSPVGGVVEVRIHQNVNRLFVEVKDNGPGIPVEYRDKVFSRFYRAPAAVGVGSGLGLAIVREIAERHNAEVGLMDNHPQGLTVRVGFRKESAHGK
- a CDS encoding helix-turn-helix domain-containing protein; this translates as MKDTDLVARLGKRIQQLRKSEKLTLEQLAQQSNVSRSMLSQIERGQANPTFATLWNLTRALGIEWSELVDESEGVSHSPIEHIIAAQTPKIDNPQGGYHLSILSPPHLVGSIEWYELRMRPQGKLESQAHTQGCMEHLTVLSGQLEVVSGQQSQRLAQGDTARYHADVAHTILNPGDSDTIALLVVMNHSHR
- a CDS encoding glycine C-acetyltransferase, with the protein product MNQTFQQQLQQTLDEIEKAGLFKKERVIDTPQAAAVKLAGEAGDKHILNLCANNYLGLADNPEVIAAAHEALDKYGFGMASVRFICGTQTLHKELEHKIAEFLGMEDSILFAACFDANGGLFEPLLSAEDAIVSDSLNHASIIDGIRLCKAKRYRFGNRDLNDLEAQLKQARADGARNILVATDGVFSMDGYIAPLKDIVAIARKYDALVMVDDCHATGVIGPQGKGSAAYNGVEVDIITGTLGKALGGAAGGFIAASRNIIELLRQRARPYLFSNSLPPPVVAGSLKALEISIAGDHLRDNLREHAAFFRNSLSEAGFKLLPGEHAIIPVMLGDAKLAQDFAKALYEQGVYVTGFFYPVVPQGQARIRTQMNAALTREQLEQAVAAFTRVGQQLGVIGG